One genomic region from Brassica napus cultivar Da-Ae unplaced genomic scaffold, Da-Ae ScsIHWf_702;HRSCAF=1020, whole genome shotgun sequence encodes:
- the LOC125605116 gene encoding uncharacterized protein LOC125605116: MGEMLSFGNWLQSGRLIDITGAVGTCYLGIARNARVCEAVTQAQWSVRRHRIRHFHELHARIQREPVPDDQQGQDVILWNHSDDNFKPWFCSARTWDQIRQKKATVLWNESVWFTQEVPRFSFIVWLAVRNRLSTGDRMRAWGIHQGCLLCGERDETRDHVFFVCPYSFTVWDKLANRLSGNRTDPDWTTSLQFLSANNLQIMDKILLKMVFQTTIYHLWQERNRRRHQTGHRTVDQTVRVIDKAMRNRISSLRYRADHKFTGLMQRWFEV, translated from the coding sequence ATGGGCGAAATGCTTTCTTTTGGTAATTGGTTGCAGAGTGGAAGACTTATTGACATTACGGGTGCAGTGGGTACTTGTTATCTTGGCATTGCCCGCAATGCTAGAGTATGTGAGGCGGTCACTCAAGCGCAATGGAGTGTCAGAAGACATAGGATTCGGCATTTCCATGAGCTACATGCCCGCATTCAGAGAGAACCGGTCCCTGATGATCAACAAGGACAAGATGTGATCCTGTGGAATCACTCCGATGACAATTTCAAACCATGGTTCTGTTCAGCGCGCACTTGGGATCAGATCAGGCAAAAGAAGGCCACAGTTTTATGGAACGAGAGTGTTTGGTTCACGCAAGAAGTACCGAGATTCTCCTTTATAGTCTGGTTGGCTGTGAGGAACAGACTATCAACAGGAGACCGAATGAGAGCTTGGGGGATTCATCAAGGCTGTCTTTTGTGTGGAGAGAGGGATGAAACACGGGACCATGTCTTCTTCGTGTGTCCCTATTCTTTTACAGTGTGGGACAAGTTAGCTAACAGACTGAGTGGTAACAGAACGGATCCTGATTGGACGACCTCGCTGCAGTTTTTAAGCGCAAACAACCTGCAGATAATGGACAAGATACTGCTCAAGATGGTCTTTCAAACCACCATCTACCATTTATGGCAAGAAAGAAACCGAAGAAGGCATCAGACAGGCCATCGCACGGTTGATCAAACAGTCCGAGTCATTGACAAGGCAATGAGAAACAGAATCTCCTCTCTTCGCTACAGAGCTGACCATAAATTCACTGGTTTGATGCAGAGATGGTTTGAAGTCTAA
- the LOC125605115 gene encoding cyclin-dependent protein kinase inhibitor SMR4 — MEEVVERTTEMAEEGCTTPRSSKYRIPVSLVCPPPLRKKSMVARKRDPPRNGYFQPPDLETLFYAHPRREACA; from the coding sequence atggaggaggtggtggagagGACGACCGAGATGGCGGAGGAAGGGTGTACGACGCCGAGAAGCTCCAAGTATAGGATTCCGGTGTCGTTGGTTTGTCCTCCGCCGCTGAGGAAGAAATCAATGGTGGCGAGGAAACGAGATCCGCCGAGGAACGGTTATTTTCAGCCGCCGGATCTGGAGACACTGTTCTACGCACATCCTCGACGGGAAGCATGCGCTTAG
- the LOC106433529 gene encoding protein FAR-RED-ELONGATED HYPOCOTYL 1-LIKE-like produces MMRVAEEESLDLSRKRKLPAEESDMLPLPKHFCLEQQQASLPDSSSPSSDIESAECSCAMEDTKTGDDTSSSSASVCMSKDSCYSTGSSSWSSGYATSGTDQCCSKGTDKIQEYVEELEFICPEYAVEDIQELIGCQDSNVEGWSVVSNQESEEATKKPTIDQEFEEYFSTLMM; encoded by the exons ATGATGAGGGTTGCTGAGGAGGAGTCACTTGACTTGAGTAGAAAGAGGAAACTGCCAGCTGAAGAATCAGACATGTTACCCTTACCGAAACACTTTTGTCTGGAGCAGCAACAAGCCTCGCTTCCTGATTCTTCATCTCCATCCTCAGATATAGAATCGGCGGAATGCTCTTGTGCTATGGAAGACACAAAAACCGGAGATGATACCTCTTCATCTTCTGCATCTGTGTGCATGTCTAAAGACTCTTGTTATTCAACCGGAAGTTCAAGTTGGAGTTCTGGTTATGCAACGTCAGGCACAGATCAATGCTGTTCCAAAGGTACTGACAAAATACAAGAATATGTTGAAGAGCTGGAGTTTATTTGTCCCGAGTATGCGGTTGAAGATATTCAAGAGCTTATAGGGTGTCAAGATTCAAATGTAGAAGGGTGGAGCGTCGTTAGCAACCAAG AATCGGAAGAAGCTACAAAGAAACCAACCATTGATCAAGAGTTTGAGGAGTATTTTTCAACACTTATGATGTAA
- the LOC125605112 gene encoding amino acid transporter AVT1D, with product MKLDEEFLHDRDHSFLTDDEENQADLACSDDEHDGDGRRCGANSDTSSPLSRNRSDNNLTDVPPPWPQSYRRSMDLMTGMTPPSVSFMPRSLSRRSGSSFHKKQPSSFFDSFSSSSSKPLLSQPDPDKEDTILPPHFLSQLKLSVTDLPLPQSNLCSVSQSILNGTNVLCGLGLITMPYAIKESGWLGLIILSFFGVITCYTGILLKRCLESSPGLQTYPDIGQAAFGITGRCIISILLYIELYAACVEYIIMMSDNVSGLFPNVSLSITPGLSLDSAQTFAVLTTILVLPTVWLKDLSLLSYLSVGGVLASVLLGLCLFWVGAVDGIGFHATGKLMDFGNLPVAIGIFGFGYSGHSVFPNIYSSMKDPSKFPLVLVICFGFCTVLYTAIAVCGYTMFGEALQSQFTLNMPKHFLPSKIAVWTAIVTPMTKYALTITPIVLSLEELIPMAKMRSHGVSILFRTILVISTLVVALSVPFFGIVAALIGSFLAMLVALIFPCLCYLSILKGKLTNTQIGLCMFIIIFGLVSGSCGTYSAISRLAYQMT from the exons ATGAAACTCGACGAAGAATTCTTACACGACAGAGACCATTCGTTTCTGACAGATGACGAGGAAAATCAAGCAGATCTTGCTTGTTCTGACGATGAACACGATGGAGATGGTCGGAGATGCGGAGCAAATTCTGATACCTCCTCTCCGTTGTCTCGTAATCGTTCAGATAACAATCTCACTGATGTCCCTCCTCCATGGCCACAGAGCTACcg acGATCAATGGATTTAATGACGGGAATGACTCCACCTTCGGTGAGTTTCATGCCTCGAAGCCTGTCCCGGAGATCAGGCTCTTCCTTCCACAAGAAGCAACCGTCTTCCTTTTTCgattcgttttcttcttcctcaagcAAGCCTCTTCTCTCTCAACCAGACCCTGACAAGGAAGATACCATATTACCTCCCCATTTTCTATCCCAGCTCAAGCTCTCCGTCACCGATCTTCCCTTACCACAATCTAATCTCTGCTCCGTCTCTCAGTCCATTCTCAACg GAACCAATGTGCTGTGTGGGCTAGGATTAATAACAATGCCTTATGCAATAAAAGAAAGTGGATGGCTAGGTTTGATCATACTCTCCTTCTTTGGAGTCATCACTTGCTACACAGGCATTCTCTTGAAGAGATGTCTTGAAAGTTCTCCTGGTCTTCAAACTTACCCTGATATCGGCCAAGCCGCCTTTGGCATTACCGGTCGCTGCATCATTTCC ATCCTTCTGTACATAGAGTTGTAT GCAGCTTGTGTGGAATACATAATCATGATGAGTGATAACGTATCAGGACTATTCCCAAACGTTTCATTGAGCATTACCCCAGGGCTGTCTCTAGATTCTGCTCAAACCTTTGCAGTTTTAACCACTATTCTTGTTCTTCCAACTGTCTGGCTTAAAGACCTTAGCTTGCTTTCTTACCTTTCAG TTGGAGGAGTCTTGGCATCAGTCTTGCTTGGTCTCTGCCTCTTTTGGGTCGGTGCAGTCGATGGAATCGGGTTTCATGCAACAGGAAAACTTATGGACTTCGGTAACTTACCTGTTGCTATAGGGATTTTCGGGTTTGGGTACTCGGGTCATTCGGTTTTTCCAAACATATATTCTTCTATGAAAGATCCTTCCAAGTTTCCTCTTGTTTTAGTTATTTG TTTTGGTTTCTGTACGGTCTTATACACAGCGATAGCAGTCTGCGGTTACACCATGTTTGGTGAAGCGCTCCAATCACAATTCACATTAAACATGCCTAAACACTTCCTTCCATCTAAAATAGCGGTTTGGACTGCG ATTGTTACACCGATGACAAAATACGCGTTAACCATCACTCCAATCGTTCTGAGTCTCGAAGAACTTATTCCAATGGCTAAGATGAGGTCACATGGTGTATCGATATTGTTCAGAACAATCCTAGTCATCTCTACTCTGGTCGTTGCTCTTTCAGTTCCTTTCTTTG GGATCGTGGCTGCACTCATCGGATCATTCCTTGCAATGCTTGTG GCTCTTATCTTTCCATGTCTATGTTATCTTAGTATCCTCAAGGGTAAATTAACCAACACTCAA ATTGGATTATGCATGTTCATTATAATCTTCGGGTTGGTGAGTGGTTCTTGTGGTACTTACTCGGCTATCTCAAGATTAGCATACCAGATGACATGA
- the LOC125605114 gene encoding uncharacterized protein LOC125605114 translates to MAIVPALQTTFVASTNFLKQSRPSSSWGSSSPSNVTLPRNKRSSSVIVAAVGDVSSDGTIYLIAGAAAVALVGTAFPILFKRTDTCPECDGAGFVRKGGATLRANAARKDQAQIVCANCNGLGKLNQIDK, encoded by the exons ATGGCGATCGTACCGGCATTGCAGACGACGTTCGTGGCATCGACGAACTTCCTGAAACAATCGAGACCTTCGTCTTCGTGGGGATCATCATCACCGAGCAATGTGACTCTTCCCAGAAACAAGAGATCGTCGTCCGTAATTGTTGCCGCTGTCGGTGATGTCTCTTCTGACGGAACCATATATTTGATAGCCGGAGCCGCTGCTGTAGCTCTTGTCGGAACAGCTTTTCCGATCCTCTTCAAACGCACCGACAC GTGTCCGGAATGTGACGGAGCAGGATTTGTGAGGAAGGGAGGAGCGACTTTGAGGGCCAACGCCGCAAGGAAGGATCAAGCTCAGATCGTTTGCGCCAACTGCAATGGCCTCGGCAAGCTTAACCAGattgataaataa
- the LOC125605113 gene encoding thaumatin-like protein: MASYATLLLLFLTISASLSSSIDGTQLILVNNCQESIWPGILGGGGQTTPRNGGFHMGSGEETIIDVPDKWSGRIWGRQGCTFNQNGKGGSCQTGDCNGGSLNCQGTGGVPPATVVEMTLGSSSSPLHFYDVSLVDGFNLPVSMKPIGGGVGCGVAACEVDLNVCCPSALELKRDGKVVGCKSACFAMQSAKYCCTGEYANPKACKPTLYANLFKAICPKAYSYAFDDSSSLKTCRASRYVITFCPPK, from the exons ATGGCGAGTTATGCAACTCTCTTACTTCTCTTTCTCACTATCTCAGCCTCCTTATCTTCCTCCATTG ATGGAACGCAGCTTATACTAGTGAACAACTGCCAGGAGAGCATATGGCCAGGAATTCTCGGCGGCGGAGGCCAAACCACTCCGAGAAACGGCGGATTCCACATGGGAAGCGGCGAAGAGACCATCATAGACGTGCCGGATAAATGGTCCGGTCGTATATGGGGTCGACAAGGCTGCACCTTCAACCAAAACGGCAAAGGCGGCTCATGCCAAACCGGAGATTGCAACGGCGGCTCGCTCAACTGCCAAGGAACCGGCGGTGTTCCACCAGCAACCGTCGTGGAAATGACACTAGGCTCATCGTCCTCGCCGCTTCATTTCTACGACGTGAGCCTCGTAGACGGATTCAACCTCCCCGTGTCGATGAAACCCATCGGAGGAGGAGTAGGATGCGGCGTGGCGGCTTGTGAAGTCGATTTGAACGTTTGCTGTCCATCGGCGTTGGAATTGAAGAGAGATGGCAAAGTCGTGGGATGTAAAAGCGCTTGCTTCGCGATGCAATCGGCCAAGTACTGTTGCACCGGTGAATACGCGAATCCTAAGGCTTGTAAGCCGACGCTATACGCGAATCTGTTTAAAGCGATTTGTCCGAAAGCTTATAGTTATGCGTTTGATGATTCGAGTAGTTTGAAAACGTGTAGGGCTTCTCGTTATGTCATCACTTTCTGTCCTCCCAAGTAA